One window from the genome of Halococcus agarilyticus encodes:
- a CDS encoding 30S ribosomal protein S12, protein MANGKYAARKLKKDRQSHRWSDSEYARRERGLREQSDPLEGAPQGRGIVLEKVGIEAKQPNSAIRKCVRVQLIKNGKQVSAFCPGDGAISFIDEHDEVTIAGIGGAKGRAMGDISGVNYKVEKVNGVSLIELVRGNAEKPVR, encoded by the coding sequence ATGGCCAACGGCAAGTACGCGGCGCGGAAACTCAAGAAGGACCGCCAGAGCCACCGGTGGTCCGACTCGGAGTACGCCCGGCGGGAGCGCGGGCTGCGCGAGCAGTCGGACCCGCTCGAAGGCGCTCCGCAAGGACGTGGCATCGTGCTCGAAAAGGTCGGCATCGAGGCCAAGCAGCCGAACTCCGCGATCCGAAAGTGTGTCCGGGTTCAGCTCATCAAAAACGGCAAGCAGGTCTCGGCGTTCTGTCCCGGCGATGGCGCAATTTCGTTCATCGACGAGCACGACGAGGTCACGATCGCGGGCATCGGCGGCGCGAAGGGCCGCGCGATGGGCGACATCTCGGGCGTGAACTACAAAGTCGAGAAGGTCAACGGCGTGAGCCTGATCGAACTCGTCCGCGGGAACGCGGAGAAGCCGGTGCGATAA
- a CDS encoding NusA-like transcription termination signal-binding factor, which translates to MRVTLSDAARRHIALFEDVTGAPAVDCLFDDANDRVCFLVAAGEMADAIGPDGRTVEKVEERLDRSVTLVENADTPEAFVANALAPAAVYNVTISENRDTVAYAEVDRADRGAAIGTDGRRIETARRLAKRHFDIDDIELA; encoded by the coding sequence ATGCGCGTGACGCTCTCGGACGCGGCGCGCCGACACATCGCGCTGTTCGAGGACGTCACGGGCGCGCCCGCCGTCGACTGTCTGTTCGACGACGCGAACGACCGGGTCTGCTTTCTGGTGGCCGCCGGCGAGATGGCCGACGCGATCGGTCCCGACGGCCGAACGGTCGAAAAGGTCGAGGAGCGCCTCGATCGGTCCGTCACCCTCGTCGAGAACGCCGATACACCCGAGGCGTTCGTCGCCAACGCGCTCGCGCCCGCCGCGGTCTACAACGTCACGATCAGCGAGAACCGGGATACCGTGGCCTATGCGGAGGTCGACCGGGCCGACCGGGGCGCGGCGATCGGCACGGACGGCCGGCGGATCGAGACCGCGCGGCGGCTGGCGAAGCGCCACTTCGATATCGACGACATCGAACTCGCGTAG
- the rpoA2 gene encoding DNA-directed RNA polymerase subunit A'' yields MTEITSRIETTVEGTDLPKRLKDEVYEAIEAREVTAEEADEIAGAVEEQYLDSRVDPLDPVGTVSAQSIGEPGTQMTMNTFHYAGVAEIDVTQGLPRLIELVDARKTPDTPTMHVFLDEEHAADRERAHEVVWRIEATRILALGDVSTNVADMLVQVDLNEQTLEERMITPEEVAEIIEDSLGVEVIQSGTTVEFGPDQPSYRDLLQLVEELREIVFKGIDEVSRVVIRKEETDRGEEFVLYTEGSAFGDVLEIEGVDASRSTCNNIHEIHRNLGVEAARETIIEETMNTLEEQGLGDVNIRHLMLVADIMTAEGTIESIGRHGISGSKDSVLARAAFEVTVNHLLDAAVHGEIDDLNGVTENVIVGKPIKLGTGDVNLRMGGTSGAAGGADDETRAD; encoded by the coding sequence ATGACTGAGATCACGAGCCGGATCGAGACGACGGTCGAGGGGACCGACCTCCCGAAACGACTCAAGGACGAGGTGTACGAAGCGATCGAGGCCCGCGAGGTGACGGCCGAGGAGGCCGACGAGATCGCGGGTGCGGTCGAGGAGCAGTACCTCGACAGTCGGGTCGACCCGCTCGATCCTGTGGGTACTGTCTCGGCCCAGTCGATCGGGGAGCCAGGCACCCAGATGACGATGAACACGTTCCACTACGCGGGCGTGGCGGAGATCGACGTCACCCAGGGGTTGCCGCGGCTGATCGAGCTCGTCGACGCGCGGAAGACGCCCGACACGCCGACGATGCACGTCTTCCTCGACGAGGAGCACGCCGCCGACCGCGAGCGCGCCCACGAGGTCGTCTGGCGGATCGAGGCGACCCGCATTCTGGCGCTCGGGGACGTCTCGACCAACGTCGCCGACATGCTCGTTCAGGTCGATCTGAACGAGCAGACCTTAGAGGAGCGGATGATCACGCCGGAGGAGGTCGCGGAGATCATCGAGGACAGTCTCGGCGTGGAGGTCATCCAGTCGGGGACCACCGTCGAGTTCGGCCCCGACCAGCCGAGCTATCGCGACCTGCTCCAGCTCGTCGAGGAGCTGCGCGAGATCGTGTTCAAGGGGATCGACGAGGTCTCGCGGGTCGTGATCCGAAAGGAGGAGACCGATCGGGGCGAGGAGTTCGTGCTCTACACCGAGGGGTCGGCGTTCGGCGACGTGCTCGAGATCGAGGGCGTCGACGCCTCCCGCAGCACCTGCAACAACATCCACGAGATCCACCGGAACCTCGGGGTCGAGGCCGCACGCGAGACCATCATCGAGGAGACGATGAACACGCTCGAAGAGCAGGGGCTCGGCGACGTCAACATCCGCCACCTCATGCTGGTCGCGGACATCATGACCGCCGAGGGCACGATCGAGTCGATCGGCCGCCACGGCATCTCGGGCTCGAAGGACTCGGTGCTCGCCCGTGCCGCCTTCGAGGTCACGGTCAACCATCTGCTCGACGCGGCGGTCCACGGCGAGATCGACGACCTCAACGGCGTGACCGAGAACGTCATCGTCGGCAAGCCGATCAAGCTCGGCACCGGCGACGTCAACCTCCGGATGGGCGGCACGAGCGGGGCGGCCGGCGGCGCGGACGACGAGACTCGCGCGGACTGA